The genome window TCATTTTTTAGAAGACCGGCGATACGCCAGCACTAAAAAAGCCTTAAAAAAAAAAGTTTAGATAGCAAATGAACTGGCAAAGTGATTTTATAAACAACCTGCACTGGTCTGATACCATCATAAATAAAGAAGGTAAGGAACGTGTTGCCGCTAAAATTGCTGAAAAAGTAAAGGATGGCGATGTGCTGGGTGTTGGTTCCGGTTCAACCGTTTTTATGGCACTGTTTGCTATAGCGAAAAGAATAAAAGCGGAAAACCTGAACATTAAGGCAATTCCAACTTCGGTTGAAATCAGCATGGCGTTAACCAACCTGGGGATACCTATGACCAGCCTTTACGAGCACCGGCCCGACTGGCTGTTTGACGGTGCCGACGAGGTGGACCCAAACCGCAGCTTGATAAAAGGCCGGGGCGGAGCAATGTTCAAAGAGAAATTATTGATCAGCAGCAGCCCGGTAAATTATATCATAGTGGACGACTCGAAGCTGGTAGATAAATTGGGGAGCAAGTTCCCTGTGCCGATTGAAGTGTTTCCGCAGGCTTTGTTGCATGTGGAGGGGGAATTGAAAAAACTGGGGACCAGGGAACTTATTTTGCGACCGGCCAAAGGCAAAGACGGCCCTGTGATTACAGAAAATGGCAACCTGGTTGTAGACGCCTGGTTTGACAGTATCTCAACGGATATGGAACTTAGGATAAAATCAATAACAGGCGTAATTGAAAGCGGGTTATTCATCAATTACAACGTGGAAATTTTAATGGCTTAAGCCGTTTAATACTACATTAAACTGACCGTAAGTGGTATGCTTATTGTCGCAACAAGGACAAATAACACTCGATTTTGAGTAAGGTAATTTATTATAAAATAACGCACTAATGGAAACTAATAAAGTAAAACAAATACACAGCTTTGGCCAAAGCATCTGGCTTGATTTTATTGACCGCGCGATCATTTCATCAGGAAAATTACAAAAACTGGTGGATGAAGATGGTGTAAGAGGGGTAACCTCAAACCCGGCTATTTTTGAAAAGGCAATTACCAGCAGCTCGGATTATGACAATGATATCCGCACATTGGCCAAAGAAAGCAAGACCAATGAGGAATTGTTTTTTGGTTTAGCTATTAGCGACATTCAAAATGCGGCCAAACTTTTTGAAGGCGTCTATAACGACTCGAAAAGTGTAGATGGTTACGTGAGTTTAGAAGTATCGCCATTTTTGGCCCTTGACGCCGAAGGTACTGCAAAACAGGCCGAAGAGCTTTGGAAAAAAGTTGACCGCAAAAACGTGATGATCAAAATTCCTGGTACCAAACCGGGTTTACAGGCCATCAGGGAATCAATTGGCAAAGGAATAAATATTAATGTTACCCTGCTGTTTGGTTTACCGCGTTATGAAGAAGTTACCGAAGCCTACATTTCAGGTCTGGAAGATCATTTGGCGGCAGGCCACAAAATTGGCCATATCTCGTCTGTAGCAAGTTTCTTTTTAAGCCGTATCGATGTGCTGGTTGATCCATTGCTTGATGAAAAAGGTTTAGGCGAGCTGAAAGGCGAAGTTGCAATTGCATCAGCCAAAAAAGCTTACGAAATTTATAAGAGGGTATTCAGCGGCCCGCGCTGGGAAAAACTGGCGGCACAAGGCGCACAGCCACAACGTTTACTTTGGGCCAGCACAAGCAGCAAAAACCCTGCTTTTAAAGATACCAAATACGTTGAAGCCCTTATTGGCCCTGCAACTGTTGATACCGTTCCATTAGAAACGATAGAAGCATTCCGCGACCATGGTGTTGCAGCAAATACTTTAGAAGAAGATTTGGAAAACGCCACTGCTATTTTAGAAAAACTAAAAACAGCCGGAATAGACATCGACAAACTTACCCAGCAATTAGAGGACGAAGGCATTGAGAAATTCAATAAGCCTTTTGAAAAACTGCTGCAAGCCATTGAAGATCAAAAAAGCAAAGTTTAAATAAACGTGGAAGCAACATCAGTAAAAATTCTGTTTTTTGACATTGGGGGCGTTTTGCTTACTAATGGCTGGGGGCACGAAGCGCGCAGGGAAGCGGCTGAAAAGTTCGGCCTGGATTATGAAGAAGTAAAAGAGCTCCACACTTTCATATTTAATGTGTATGAGATGGGCAGTATTACATTGGACGAATACCTGGATACCGTGGTATTTAACCATCCGCGTGATTTTGCCCGCGAAGACTTCAAAGAATTCATTTTCCGCCAGAGCGTTGAACTGCCTGATACCCTTAAATGGCTAAAGGAGTGGAAAAAAGATTGCGGCTTCCGCATCATCTCCATCAATAACGAGGGCAAAGAACTGAATGATTACAGGGTGAAAAAATTCAAACTGCATGAATTGTTTGATGCCTTTATCTCCTCCTGCGAGGTTAAAATGCGCAAACCAGACCCGGGTATCTTTAACCTGGCGATGGGTGTTGCTTTGGCACAGCCGAGCCAGTGTGTTTATTTTGACGACAGGATAATGTTTGTAAACGCTGCCAAAAAAATGGGCATCCAGGCTTACCAGCATACTGATTTCGAATCGACAAAAAAGATCTTAGAAAAATTAAAAAAAGAAAATCAACCCCAAAAAAAATGAGTGCAACTACCGATAAATATGCTTTTGGCATGATAGGCCTTGGAACCATGGGCCGCAGCTTGCTGCTTAACATGGCCGACCATGGCTTTGCTGTTGCAGGGCATGATAAAGATGCCGCTAAAGTAGCATCGCTGAATGATGAGGGAAAAGAGAAGAATGTTAAAGGATTTGGCGATGTTAAAGAATTTATTCAAAGTCTTACCACTCCGCGTGCCATCATGATGCTGGTGCCGGCAGGTAAAATTGTTGACAGCGTGATTGAAGAACTAACGCCATTGCTGGACAAAGGTGATATTTTGATTGACGGAGGTAACTCACACTTTACTGACACCAACCGCCGCGTTGAGGAACTCGAAGCTAAAGGGTTGCACTTCTTCGGCATGGGTGTTTCTGGCGGTGAAGAGGGAGCGCGTCGCGGCCCGAGCATGATGCCGGGTGGCGATAAAGACGCCTACGCGGTAATGAAACCCATATTTGAAGCTATTGCCGCCAAAGTTGATGGCGCGCCATGCGTTACTTACATTGGCCCCGGTGCATCCGGCCATTTTGTTAAAATGGTGCACAATGGTATCGAATATGGTATTATGCAGCTAATAGCTGAAACCTATGAGATAATGAAAACAGGCTTAAAGCTTGACAATGCAGCCATTGGTGAAGTATTTGCAAAATGGAACGAAGGCAGGCTGAAATCATTCCTGCTGGATATTACCAAAGATATTTTCAAATACAAAGCGCCGGGAACAGATCACCTGCTTTTGGATGACATTAAAGACGAAGCTAAAGCAAAAGGCACCGGTAAATGGACATCGCAGGTAGCGATGGACTTGCAAGCGCCAATTCCAACAGTTGATACCGCGGTGGCCATGCGTGATTTGTCGAAATACAAGGCGCTACGCGTACAGGCCGGCGACATTTACAGCAAGGACGAAATTAAATTAGACGTTAATACTGATGAGTTCCTGATTGCACTGGAGCAGGCATTTTATTTCAACATGATCATTAGTTATGCACAGGGTATGCACCTGCTGTCACTGGCTTCGGCAGAATATAAATACGAGCTCGATTTGGGAGATATCGCCAAAATCTGGCGCGGTGGTTGTATCATCCGGTCTGAATTTTTAAATGACATTTTCAACGCTTATCAAAAGGATGCCAAACTGGTCCATCTGTTATTGGATAGCAGCGTTGCAGAATTAATAAAAGCTGCCGTACCTGGCGCAAGAACAGTTCTTTCGGCTACAGTTGCTGCCGGTGTAGCAACACCGGCCTATGCGTCGTCATTAAGTTATTTTGATGCGTTCCGCAGCAAACGTATGCCATCGAACTTAACCCAGGCACAGCGTGATTACTTCGGGGCGCATACTTACGAGCTTATTGGCAAAGAAGGCGTGTTCCATACGCAGTGGACGCCCAAAAGCGAAGATTAATTTTACTTTACTTAATTAGCCATTACAATTTTATTAAGATGAGCACAAGTATTAAATCAGACCCTACCATATTCGTGATTTTTGGTGGCACCGGCGATTTAAATTCCCGGAAAATTGCACCAGCCCTATATAATCTATTTTTAGACGGCTGGCTGCCTGCCCAGTTCTCAATTATCGGGACAGGCCGCACCAAGTTTACCGACGAGCAGTTCAGGGATAATCTGCATAATGATATCAACCAGTTTTCGCGCAGCGGCAAGGCCGATGAAAAGAAATGGGAAGAATTTTCAAAAAACATCTATTACCAGGTTTCTGATATTAATGATTTTGAAACTTATAAAGAATTTGGCAAGCGTGTTGAAAAACACAATGCAGAGTGGAAGACTAAATCAAACGTACTTTTTTACCTTGCAGTATCGCCTAATTTCTTCCCTATTATAGCCGCCAATATATCAAAAGCCAAGCTGGCCGAAGATAAGAAGAGGGTCCGGATCATTATAGAAAAACCGTTTGGCCACGATCTGGAAACCGCAAAAGAACTCAACAGCCTGCTTTCAAATATTTTTGATGAATGCCAGATCTACCGCATTGATCATTACCTGGGGAAAGAAACTGTGCAGAACATTATGGCATTCCGTTTTGCCAATTCTATAATGGAGCCTTTGTGGAACCGGAACTATATTGAGCACGTGCAGATTTCGGTTACAGAGCAACTGGGCGTAGAGGAGCGTGGTGATTACTACGATGGCTCAGGCGCGATGCGCGATATGATCCAAAACCATTTGCTACAGTTACTGTGCCACGTAGCTATGGAGCCACCGGTAAGCTTTAATGCTGATGAAGTGCGCGACCGCAAGGTTGACGTATTGAAAGCCATGCGCAAATTCAGCCCTGAAGATGTACGAAACTCTGCCGTAAGAGGCCAGTATGGCAGCGGATGGATGAAGGGCAAAGAAGTTCCCGGTTACCGTGAGGAGCCGAAAGTTGACCCTGATTCAAATACAGAAACGTTTGCCGCCATTAAATTTTTTGTTGATAATTGGCGCTGGCAGGGTGTTCCATTCTACTTACGTACCGGTAAAAGAATGCACCAGTCTTCGTCTGTGATTACCATACAATTTAAGGATGTTCCACATTTGATCTTCCCTACTGAAGCCGCCGAAAGCTGGCAACAAAACAGGCTCATCATAAGCATTCAGCCAGAAATGAGTATCCGTTTACAAGTACAGGCTAAACGCCCCGGACTGGATATGGTTTTAAACACGGTTGATATGGTTTTTGATTATAAAGGCACTTATACCAGCCAGGCCCCGGAAGCTTATGAAACACTGATATTGGATACCATGCTGGGTGATCAAACATTGTTTATGCGTGGCGACCAGGTAGAAGCGGCGTGGGAATTGGTAATGCCGATCCTGAGCACATGGCAAAATAAGAAGAGCCTTAATTTTCCAAATTACTCTGCTGACTCATGGGGTCCTGAAGCTGCCGAGGCATTAATAGCCCGCGACGGATTCACATGGTTTACCATACCCGTTAACGGAAAAAAATAGTTAATCAGAGGTTAGCGCCCGGCTATGAGTTGTTTTTTATAAAAAATAGCTGATCAAACCAGGCTCTAACCTCCAAACGCTAATAAATTAATAAAAAATGCTAAACGTTTTCAACACTGCCGATGATGTGCTGACCGCACTTGCAGAATATTTTGTGATCCTGGCCAACGAGGCTATCAAAAAGAACAAGAAGTTCTCAGTTGCGCTTTCAGGCGGCAGTTCGCCTAAAAAGCTTTATGAATTGCTGGCCACATCCTACCACGACCAGGTGGAATGGGAAAAAGTATATTTCTTTTTTGGCGACGAACGCAATGTTCCGCAGGATCACCCGGATAGCAATTACCTGATGGCAAAAAAAGCCTTATTTGCGCCATTAATGATTGAACCTGCAAACATTTTCCCGGTTGATACCAGCCTTGAACCTAAGGAAGCTGCAAAAAAATACCAGGAGGAAATTGAGGAGTTTTTTGATGAAGATGAACAAAGCTTCGACCTGATCCTACTCGGACTGGGGGATAATTCTCATACAGCCTCTCTATTCCCACACACGCCGGTATTACACGATAGGGTTCCCGGTGTAAGTGAAGTTTTTTTACAGGATCAGCAGGTTTACCGCATTACGCTTAATGC of Mucilaginibacter xinganensis contains these proteins:
- the zwf gene encoding glucose-6-phosphate dehydrogenase; protein product: MSTSIKSDPTIFVIFGGTGDLNSRKIAPALYNLFLDGWLPAQFSIIGTGRTKFTDEQFRDNLHNDINQFSRSGKADEKKWEEFSKNIYYQVSDINDFETYKEFGKRVEKHNAEWKTKSNVLFYLAVSPNFFPIIAANISKAKLAEDKKRVRIIIEKPFGHDLETAKELNSLLSNIFDECQIYRIDHYLGKETVQNIMAFRFANSIMEPLWNRNYIEHVQISVTEQLGVEERGDYYDGSGAMRDMIQNHLLQLLCHVAMEPPVSFNADEVRDRKVDVLKAMRKFSPEDVRNSAVRGQYGSGWMKGKEVPGYREEPKVDPDSNTETFAAIKFFVDNWRWQGVPFYLRTGKRMHQSSSVITIQFKDVPHLIFPTEAAESWQQNRLIISIQPEMSIRLQVQAKRPGLDMVLNTVDMVFDYKGTYTSQAPEAYETLILDTMLGDQTLFMRGDQVEAAWELVMPILSTWQNKKSLNFPNYSADSWGPEAAEALIARDGFTWFTIPVNGKK
- the tal gene encoding transaldolase — encoded protein: METNKVKQIHSFGQSIWLDFIDRAIISSGKLQKLVDEDGVRGVTSNPAIFEKAITSSSDYDNDIRTLAKESKTNEELFFGLAISDIQNAAKLFEGVYNDSKSVDGYVSLEVSPFLALDAEGTAKQAEELWKKVDRKNVMIKIPGTKPGLQAIRESIGKGININVTLLFGLPRYEEVTEAYISGLEDHLAAGHKIGHISSVASFFLSRIDVLVDPLLDEKGLGELKGEVAIASAKKAYEIYKRVFSGPRWEKLAAQGAQPQRLLWASTSSKNPAFKDTKYVEALIGPATVDTVPLETIEAFRDHGVAANTLEEDLENATAILEKLKTAGIDIDKLTQQLEDEGIEKFNKPFEKLLQAIEDQKSKV
- the gndA gene encoding NADP-dependent phosphogluconate dehydrogenase — protein: MSATTDKYAFGMIGLGTMGRSLLLNMADHGFAVAGHDKDAAKVASLNDEGKEKNVKGFGDVKEFIQSLTTPRAIMMLVPAGKIVDSVIEELTPLLDKGDILIDGGNSHFTDTNRRVEELEAKGLHFFGMGVSGGEEGARRGPSMMPGGDKDAYAVMKPIFEAIAAKVDGAPCVTYIGPGASGHFVKMVHNGIEYGIMQLIAETYEIMKTGLKLDNAAIGEVFAKWNEGRLKSFLLDITKDIFKYKAPGTDHLLLDDIKDEAKAKGTGKWTSQVAMDLQAPIPTVDTAVAMRDLSKYKALRVQAGDIYSKDEIKLDVNTDEFLIALEQAFYFNMIISYAQGMHLLSLASAEYKYELDLGDIAKIWRGGCIIRSEFLNDIFNAYQKDAKLVHLLLDSSVAELIKAAVPGARTVLSATVAAGVATPAYASSLSYFDAFRSKRMPSNLTQAQRDYFGAHTYELIGKEGVFHTQWTPKSED
- the rpiA gene encoding ribose 5-phosphate isomerase A, whose protein sequence is MNWQSDFINNLHWSDTIINKEGKERVAAKIAEKVKDGDVLGVGSGSTVFMALFAIAKRIKAENLNIKAIPTSVEISMALTNLGIPMTSLYEHRPDWLFDGADEVDPNRSLIKGRGGAMFKEKLLISSSPVNYIIVDDSKLVDKLGSKFPVPIEVFPQALLHVEGELKKLGTRELILRPAKGKDGPVITENGNLVVDAWFDSISTDMELRIKSITGVIESGLFINYNVEILMA
- the pgl gene encoding 6-phosphogluconolactonase, whose protein sequence is MLNVFNTADDVLTALAEYFVILANEAIKKNKKFSVALSGGSSPKKLYELLATSYHDQVEWEKVYFFFGDERNVPQDHPDSNYLMAKKALFAPLMIEPANIFPVDTSLEPKEAAKKYQEEIEEFFDEDEQSFDLILLGLGDNSHTASLFPHTPVLHDRVPGVSEVFLQDQQVYRITLNAPLINEAQNIAFLVYGEGKAIAVHHVIEDDEDIEEYPAQLIEPIVGDIQWFLDEAAASLLRHK
- a CDS encoding HAD family hydrolase encodes the protein MEATSVKILFFDIGGVLLTNGWGHEARREAAEKFGLDYEEVKELHTFIFNVYEMGSITLDEYLDTVVFNHPRDFAREDFKEFIFRQSVELPDTLKWLKEWKKDCGFRIISINNEGKELNDYRVKKFKLHELFDAFISSCEVKMRKPDPGIFNLAMGVALAQPSQCVYFDDRIMFVNAAKKMGIQAYQHTDFESTKKILEKLKKENQPQKK